In a single window of the Fibrobacter sp. genome:
- a CDS encoding SUMF1/EgtB/PvdO family nonheme iron enzyme, with the protein MFARILACAFIGLMTAGTFAAAPAPDGFVLIKGGTFNMGSPANEDWRVNDETLHKVKVSDFYLGKYEVTQKLYREVTGENPSSFKGDDLPVENITWLDAVRFCNKLSERDGRTPVYAIEGDAVSWNREANGYRLPTEAEWEYAARGGTTTPFYTKKAPGADDVNFYGHYPYQIEQNYFNDEVLETRPGVYRGNTLPVGKFKPNPFGLYDIYGNVGEWCFDFYGDYGVSAGSTSVTVDPAGKPSGTRRVHRGGGWNDFGKNLRSAYRGAMQQSSKSYNVGLRLAMNAGAGVKGTFVTQEAAGFKGEKAQAASNTKGASRALIVFYSWSGNTRGVAREIKKQTGFDMVELELVKPYSDDYNTVLKQAQNDQHKQARPALKKKPDAKKWADYETIIIGYPNWWASIPMPIATLLESYDFAGKRILPFCSHGGGRFGQSITAIAKLAPNAKIGEGLSVHYSGGSSLSKDVAKWLEKNGVKTK; encoded by the coding sequence ATGTTTGCCAGAATTCTCGCTTGCGCATTTATTGGCCTTATGACGGCAGGAACTTTTGCGGCGGCACCTGCGCCCGACGGCTTCGTGCTTATCAAGGGCGGAACTTTCAACATGGGAAGCCCCGCAAACGAGGACTGGCGCGTCAACGACGAGACGCTGCACAAGGTGAAGGTCTCCGATTTTTACCTGGGTAAATACGAGGTGACGCAAAAGCTTTATCGCGAGGTGACGGGCGAAAATCCTTCCAGTTTCAAGGGTGACGATTTGCCTGTCGAAAACATCACGTGGCTTGATGCGGTTCGTTTTTGCAACAAGTTAAGCGAACGCGACGGACGCACTCCCGTTTACGCTATCGAAGGCGATGCGGTCAGCTGGAATCGCGAGGCGAACGGCTACAGGCTCCCCACCGAAGCGGAATGGGAATACGCGGCCCGGGGCGGCACGACCACGCCGTTCTACACAAAGAAGGCTCCCGGTGCCGACGACGTGAATTTTTACGGGCATTATCCGTATCAAATTGAGCAGAACTATTTCAACGACGAGGTTCTGGAAACACGTCCCGGTGTTTACCGCGGGAACACGCTCCCCGTGGGCAAATTCAAGCCCAATCCCTTCGGGCTATACGACATTTACGGGAACGTGGGCGAATGGTGCTTTGACTTTTACGGCGATTACGGTGTTTCTGCGGGCTCGACAAGCGTGACGGTCGATCCGGCGGGCAAGCCTTCGGGCACGAGGCGCGTGCATCGCGGTGGCGGCTGGAACGATTTCGGCAAGAACCTCCGCAGCGCCTATCGCGGTGCCATGCAGCAATCCAGCAAGAGTTACAATGTGGGGCTCAGGCTCGCCATGAATGCGGGTGCAGGCGTCAAGGGAACTTTTGTGACCCAAGAAGCGGCGGGCTTTAAGGGCGAAAAGGCGCAGGCGGCGTCGAACACGAAAGGGGCTTCCCGCGCGCTAATCGTTTTCTATTCCTGGAGCGGGAATACCCGCGGTGTCGCCCGCGAAATCAAGAAGCAGACCGGTTTCGACATGGTGGAACTTGAACTGGTGAAACCCTATTCCGACGACTACAACACCGTCTTGAAGCAGGCGCAGAACGATCAGCACAAACAGGCGCGCCCTGCCCTCAAGAAAAAGCCCGACGCAAAGAAGTGGGCCGACTACGAAACGATTATCATCGGTTACCCCAACTGGTGGGCGAGTATCCCGATGCCTATCGCGACTTTGCTCGAAAGTTACGACTTTGCGGGCAAGCGGATTCTGCCGTTCTGCTCCCACGGTGGTGGGCGCTTTGGCCAGAGCATTACCGCGATTGCGAAGCTCGCGCCCAACGCAAAAATCGGCGAGGGCCTTTCGGTGCATTATTCCGGCGGTTCGAGTCTCTCGAAAGATGTGGCCAAGTGGCTCGAGAAAAACGGCGTGAAGACGAAATAA